The Brasilonema sennae CENA114 genome includes a region encoding these proteins:
- a CDS encoding DUF4870 domain-containing protein — MYDPDKRKILSALSHGAIFLSATFVSVGLPIAILFLSEDPVVRENAKESINFHLNVWLFGAIVTALIWVSFGLLLPLAGLWFLIHWGLTIWAVFHVLTDPDQPFRYPYIVRVF; from the coding sequence GTGTACGATCCAGATAAGCGAAAGATTTTGTCAGCACTGAGTCATGGTGCAATTTTCTTGAGCGCTACTTTTGTGTCTGTCGGTCTACCCATAGCTATACTCTTTTTGTCTGAAGACCCAGTTGTCAGGGAAAATGCTAAAGAATCCATTAACTTTCATTTAAATGTATGGCTTTTTGGAGCGATTGTGACAGCATTGATATGGGTCAGCTTCGGTTTGCTGTTACCACTCGCAGGTCTATGGTTTCTCATCCATTGGGGACTAACAATTTGGGCGGTTTTTCATGTTCTTACCGATCCAGATCAACCCTTCCGCTATCCCTACATTGTCCGGGTTTTTTAG
- the secF gene encoding protein translocase subunit SecF yields the protein MKLSISKSRSLWWTASAIVILAGIISMVISWQQIGSPLRPGLDFVGGTRLQFERDCTKPNNCDKPIDINVVREVAQAQGLGDSSIQVVTDKETRKENGVSLRTKSLTPEQRTQLQDTLSEKIGAFDPQKNQINTVGPTLGQELLRTGLLALLVSFVGITIYMAVRFQLDYAVFAIVALFHDILITVGIFSILGLTLRTEVDSLFIVALLTITGFSVNDTVVIYDRIRETLKTSPNRPIGEIVDDAVNQTLARSINTTLTVLLTLFAIFFFGGETLKNFALALITGFAAGAYSSIFIASTLLIWWRERTGKSTPSQSTTESIDAAASEK from the coding sequence ATGAAACTGAGTATTAGCAAATCGCGATCGCTATGGTGGACTGCGTCTGCCATCGTTATTCTTGCTGGTATCATCTCAATGGTGATTTCTTGGCAACAAATTGGTTCTCCCCTACGTCCTGGCTTAGATTTTGTTGGTGGTACGCGGTTGCAGTTTGAACGGGATTGTACCAAGCCCAACAACTGCGACAAGCCAATAGATATCAATGTTGTGCGGGAAGTGGCGCAAGCACAAGGTTTGGGTGATAGCAGTATCCAAGTTGTTACCGACAAGGAAACACGCAAAGAAAACGGCGTATCACTTCGGACAAAAAGTTTAACTCCTGAACAACGTACTCAACTGCAAGATACCCTCAGCGAAAAAATAGGCGCTTTCGATCCGCAAAAAAACCAAATTAACACGGTTGGTCCTACCCTTGGGCAAGAACTGTTAAGGACTGGTTTACTTGCTCTGCTTGTTTCCTTCGTTGGCATCACTATCTACATGGCTGTCCGCTTTCAGTTGGACTACGCTGTGTTTGCGATCGTCGCCCTATTTCACGATATATTAATCACAGTAGGGATTTTTTCGATTCTAGGTTTAACACTGCGTACGGAAGTCGATAGCCTTTTTATTGTGGCGTTGCTGACGATTACAGGTTTTTCCGTTAACGACACTGTTGTCATTTATGATCGCATTCGCGAAACTCTCAAAACAAGTCCTAATCGCCCAATTGGCGAGATTGTAGATGATGCAGTTAATCAAACTTTAGCACGGTCAATAAACACAACTCTCACTGTGTTATTGACATTATTTGCTATCTTCTTTTTCGGGGGAGAAACACTGAAAAATTTTGCCTTGGCACTGATTACTGGCTTTGCTGCAGGGGCTTATTCTAGTATCTTCATCGCCAGTACTCTTCTGATTTGGTGGCGAGAACGTACAGGTAAATCAACACCCAGCCAAAGCACAACTGAATCGATTGACGCAGCAGCATCAGAAAAATAA
- a CDS encoding sensor histidine kinase: MNENWVYLGAGLAIGIAVRGLFAQTKVSSSSSTVLSQDEQHATPILQQQMKQTQLAYYMAREISQFKAGFLARTTHVLRSPLNGLIGLHQLILSNLCDNPEEEREFIAQAHERALKLLKLIDEILSVARVEHGTNKLQIQPLNLSELLQEVHDLTYMLAENRNFPFQVLPPNPETYILADPYWLRQVLVTLVESCIAQMEEGSICISAHVGHTSDHVHLWLDVPTHATSLNEPIDFMTSKNNSPEADKKNDILLPGMKLLLNQTLLEVMGGKLEVVPSPALEEQASDVTRLQVSIPLVIPEVEHLH; the protein is encoded by the coding sequence ATGAATGAAAACTGGGTCTATCTAGGAGCAGGACTAGCAATAGGGATTGCTGTTCGTGGGTTATTTGCACAAACAAAGGTATCTTCTAGCTCATCGACAGTCTTGTCGCAAGATGAACAACACGCTACGCCAATACTCCAGCAGCAGATGAAGCAAACGCAGCTAGCGTATTATATGGCACGAGAAATAAGCCAGTTTAAGGCGGGGTTTTTGGCGCGAACTACTCATGTGTTGCGATCGCCCCTAAATGGTCTGATTGGCTTGCATCAGTTAATCTTATCTAATCTATGTGACAATCCAGAGGAAGAACGAGAATTTATCGCTCAAGCTCATGAGCGAGCGCTAAAGTTACTCAAGCTGATTGATGAAATTCTTAGCGTTGCCAGGGTCGAACATGGTACAAACAAATTACAAATTCAGCCTTTAAACTTATCCGAATTGTTGCAAGAAGTTCACGATTTGACTTATATGCTGGCTGAAAATCGCAATTTTCCCTTTCAAGTTCTACCGCCAAATCCAGAGACATATATACTGGCAGATCCCTACTGGCTGCGACAAGTATTAGTCACTTTAGTGGAAAGTTGCATTGCTCAAATGGAGGAAGGCAGCATCTGTATTTCTGCTCATGTTGGGCACACAAGTGATCACGTTCATCTTTGGTTGGATGTACCAACCCATGCAACTTCTCTAAATGAGCCGATAGATTTTATGACGTCGAAAAATAACTCACCTGAAGCTGACAAGAAAAATGATATTCTCTTGCCAGGAATGAAGCTTCTACTCAATCAAACTCTTTTGGAAGTCATGGGGGGAAAGTTAGAAGTAGTTCCCTCTCCCGCCCTTGAGGAACAAGCCTCGGATGTGACGAGGCTACAAGTCTCTATCCCCCTAGTGATTCCTGAAGTTGAACATCTACACTAA
- a CDS encoding GNAT family N-acetyltransferase: MNSSHNQIRFSDRKSKIDLYQIQQLLNISAFWANNRSIEDLGIAIANSDPVITVWDGERLIGFARATSDCVYRATIWDVAIHPEYRDTGLGSKLVETVLSHPRMNRVERVYLMTTHKQRFYERIGFQQNSTTTMVLYNQPKFNSLSVDVQLQESLGG, translated from the coding sequence ATGAACTCTAGTCACAATCAGATTCGATTTAGCGATCGCAAGTCTAAAATCGACCTTTATCAGATCCAACAGCTCTTAAACATTTCTGCTTTCTGGGCAAATAATCGCAGCATTGAAGATTTAGGCATAGCGATTGCAAACAGCGACCCTGTGATTACCGTTTGGGATGGAGAACGATTAATTGGCTTTGCTAGAGCAACTTCTGATTGTGTTTATCGCGCTACCATTTGGGATGTTGCCATTCATCCAGAGTACCGTGATACTGGACTGGGAAGTAAGTTGGTGGAAACTGTTTTGAGCCACCCGCGCATGAATCGTGTTGAGCGTGTCTATTTGATGACAACTCACAAGCAGCGGTTCTACGAAAGGATTGGTTTCCAACAGAATTCTACCACCACAATGGTTTTATATAACCAACCTAAATTTAATTCTCTTAGTGTAGATGTTCAACTTCAGGAATCACTAGGGGGATAG
- a CDS encoding GMC oxidoreductase: protein MRFSDLSQFDDDFFIETDLCIVGSGPAGLSIAKEFAGTKIKVWILESGGFEKESDTEALCKIENVGVSRKDNTRNRLYGGTSHTWTGRCAPFNPTDFQKRSWIPYSGWDLKYEELEPLLERAGKILGLGPNCYDNRLWELFKVLPATPNMDSKFLDTTFWQFSKSLKERGEPIRFGRDFFIDNSPNIEVLLHANVTHINTNELGTCFESVEVRTLEGKRAFVKAKALVLSCGGMENARLLLASNRIIPNGIGNQNDVVGRFLMDHSLCVIGSFAHQSAYSVRNRFGHYLIKDKQQTHVYLHGLSLSPKIQEQENLLRCDAYLEEYNPLPNDSWSAIRRLKSTLRKRECIKQSTQDIFTILSNFREISSGFHRRYVKRRPPLIKFERIELHCMLEQLPDPESRITLSSNQKDRLNMPLAKVNWKVNSLERQTAQRMSQLITQEFQRIGFPTPHLSGWLDKEENWTQNFEDKAHHTGTTRMSANPKEGVVNVNSQVHEVNGLFVAGSSTFPTSGTANSTLMIVALALRLADHLKYNYFKAS, encoded by the coding sequence ATGAGATTTTCTGATCTGAGTCAGTTTGATGATGATTTTTTCATTGAAACAGATTTATGTATAGTGGGTAGCGGACCAGCTGGTCTATCTATTGCAAAAGAGTTTGCTGGGACGAAGATCAAAGTGTGGATTCTAGAAAGCGGCGGCTTTGAGAAAGAGAGTGATACGGAAGCTTTATGTAAAATCGAAAATGTAGGAGTTTCACGAAAAGACAATACTCGTAATCGGCTTTATGGTGGAACCTCACATACATGGACAGGTAGATGCGCCCCTTTTAATCCCACTGATTTTCAAAAACGATCTTGGATCCCCTACTCGGGATGGGATCTTAAATACGAGGAATTAGAACCATTATTAGAACGAGCAGGAAAAATTTTGGGACTTGGACCAAATTGTTATGATAATCGACTTTGGGAGTTGTTTAAAGTTTTGCCTGCTACACCTAATATGGACTCAAAATTTTTAGATACGACATTCTGGCAATTCAGTAAGAGTCTTAAAGAACGAGGAGAACCAATAAGGTTTGGACGCGATTTCTTCATTGACAATAGTCCAAATATTGAAGTTCTTTTGCATGCCAATGTAACCCATATTAATACAAATGAATTGGGGACTTGCTTTGAATCAGTTGAAGTGAGAACTTTAGAGGGTAAGCGTGCGTTTGTGAAAGCAAAAGCTTTAGTGCTATCCTGTGGCGGGATGGAAAATGCACGACTACTTTTAGCCTCCAACCGAATTATTCCTAATGGAATAGGGAATCAAAATGATGTGGTTGGTAGATTTTTAATGGATCATAGTTTGTGTGTCATTGGTTCTTTTGCTCATCAATCTGCCTACAGTGTACGAAATCGATTTGGACATTATTTAATAAAAGATAAACAACAAACTCATGTTTATCTACATGGACTATCACTAAGTCCAAAAATTCAGGAGCAAGAAAACCTATTGAGATGTGATGCTTATCTAGAAGAATACAATCCACTACCAAATGATTCTTGGTCAGCAATCAGGCGACTGAAAAGTACTCTACGAAAACGGGAGTGTATTAAGCAATCAACTCAAGATATATTCACCATATTGTCTAATTTTAGGGAGATAAGCTCAGGCTTTCACCGCCGTTACGTCAAGCGCCGTCCTCCACTCATCAAATTTGAACGTATTGAGCTTCACTGTATGCTAGAACAGTTACCTGATCCAGAAAGTCGTATTACTCTTTCTAGCAACCAAAAAGATAGATTGAATATGCCACTAGCCAAAGTCAATTGGAAAGTAAATTCGTTAGAACGACAAACTGCTCAAAGAATGAGTCAATTGATTACGCAAGAATTTCAAAGAATTGGCTTTCCTACACCGCATCTTTCTGGTTGGTTAGACAAGGAAGAAAATTGGACGCAAAACTTTGAGGATAAAGCTCATCACACTGGAACAACGCGGATGTCAGCTAACCCGAAAGAAGGTGTTGTGAATGTAAATTCTCAGGTTCATGAAGTAAATGGTCTGTTTGTTGCGGGAAGCTCTACATTTCCTACTTCAGGTACTGCTAATTCTACGTTAATGATTGTTGCATTAGCATTGCGTTTAGCAGATCATTTGAAATATAACTACTTTAAAGCCTCATAA
- the hemB gene encoding porphobilinogen synthase yields the protein MFPTHRPRRLRTHPQLRRMVRETVLTTNDLIYPVFAVPGEGIANEVRSMPGVYQLSIDKIVEEAKEVYDLGIPAIILFGIPADKDGDATGAWHDCGIVQKAATAVKKAVPDLIVIADTCLCEYTNHGHCGYLQVGDLTGRVLNDPTLDLLGKTAVSQAQAGADIIAPSGMMDGFVQAIRSALDEAGFHDTPILSYAAKYASAYYGPFRDAADSAPQFGDRRTYQMDPGNSREALKEIELDIAEGADMLMVKPALAYMDVIWRVKEACNLPVAAYNVSGEYSMVKAAALNGWIDEQRVVMETLIGFKRAGADLILTYHAKDAARWLR from the coding sequence ATGTTTCCTACCCATCGCCCTCGTCGTCTGCGTACCCATCCACAACTACGCCGCATGGTACGCGAAACTGTTTTAACTACCAATGATTTAATTTACCCTGTGTTTGCTGTACCAGGTGAAGGAATCGCCAATGAAGTCAGATCGATGCCTGGAGTCTATCAACTTTCGATAGACAAAATAGTGGAAGAAGCAAAGGAAGTTTATGACTTAGGAATTCCTGCGATTATCTTGTTTGGTATTCCTGCAGATAAAGATGGTGATGCCACTGGTGCATGGCATGATTGCGGTATTGTTCAAAAAGCAGCGACTGCTGTTAAAAAAGCAGTACCAGATTTGATTGTGATTGCTGATACTTGTTTGTGTGAGTACACAAATCACGGACACTGCGGTTATTTACAAGTGGGTGATTTAACCGGACGAGTTTTGAATGATCCAACATTGGATTTACTCGGGAAAACAGCAGTATCTCAAGCGCAAGCTGGGGCAGACATCATTGCTCCTTCTGGAATGATGGATGGTTTTGTACAAGCAATTCGTAGTGCTTTGGATGAAGCGGGATTTCATGATACCCCGATTTTGTCGTATGCGGCTAAATATGCTTCGGCTTATTATGGTCCATTTCGGGATGCTGCAGATTCTGCCCCACAGTTTGGCGATCGCCGCACATACCAAATGGACCCCGGTAACTCTCGCGAAGCCCTAAAGGAAATTGAGCTGGATATTGCCGAAGGTGCCGATATGCTCATGGTGAAGCCAGCTTTGGCATACATGGATGTTATCTGGCGCGTTAAGGAAGCTTGCAACCTGCCTGTTGCCGCTTATAACGTCTCTGGTGAGTATTCTATGGTGAAAGCTGCAGCTTTAAATGGCTGGATTGATGAACAGCGTGTGGTGATGGAAACTCTCATCGGCTTTAAACGCGCTGGAGCAGACTTGATTTTAACTTACCATGCCAAAGATGCAGCGCGGTGGTTGCGATAG
- the secD gene encoding protein translocase subunit SecD: MQRQQSLLALILVLVIAAIAAIATIPLSLGLDLRGGSQLTIQVKTTPEITQITERELDAVKKVVEGRINGLGVSEPVIQTVGQDKVLVQLPGVNDPQQAERVLGGTAQLEFKKQKPNTEIQLNTFYASKTQLKAKQEEQRKTNDKAAIEKNQQDLKKSNSAIAELFESTNPPLIGKYLKDAYGEPTQSNNWNVAIRFDDQGGQLFAELTKQLAGTGRSIGIFLDNELISFPTVGPEFAASGISGGSAVITGRFTSQEANDLGVQLRGGALPVPVEIVENRTVGATLGKDSIQSSIYAGIGGLSLVLIFMVVYYRLPGLIADIALVIYSLLTWASFALLGVTLTLPGIAGFILSIGMAVDANVLIFERTREELRAGKSLYRSVESGFYRAFSSILDSNVTTWIACAALFWLGSGLVKGFALTLALGVGVSMFTAVTCSRTFMFLAITFPALRKNELFCPNVPPVTNKAEVAR, from the coding sequence ATGCAAAGACAGCAATCGCTATTAGCTTTGATTTTAGTTTTGGTAATTGCCGCAATTGCGGCGATTGCTACGATTCCTTTATCTCTGGGATTAGACTTGCGGGGAGGCTCACAGCTCACAATTCAGGTAAAAACGACACCGGAAATTACACAGATAACTGAGCGAGAATTAGACGCTGTTAAAAAAGTCGTAGAAGGTCGGATTAACGGTTTAGGCGTTTCGGAACCAGTGATCCAAACTGTAGGTCAAGACAAGGTTTTAGTACAGTTACCAGGGGTAAACGACCCACAGCAAGCAGAACGCGTACTGGGAGGTACGGCGCAGCTAGAGTTCAAAAAGCAAAAGCCAAATACAGAAATTCAACTGAATACATTTTACGCATCAAAAACACAATTGAAAGCAAAGCAGGAAGAACAACGAAAGACTAACGACAAAGCTGCAATTGAAAAAAATCAGCAAGATCTCAAAAAGAGTAATTCAGCGATCGCTGAATTATTTGAAAGCACAAATCCACCACTCATTGGTAAGTACCTTAAAGACGCTTATGGCGAACCAACCCAAAGCAATAACTGGAATGTAGCCATTCGCTTCGATGATCAAGGTGGTCAACTATTTGCCGAACTGACAAAACAACTTGCTGGTACCGGACGCAGTATAGGTATTTTTCTTGATAACGAACTGATTAGCTTTCCTACCGTCGGTCCAGAATTTGCCGCATCTGGTATTAGTGGAGGATCTGCTGTCATCACAGGTCGATTTACTTCACAAGAAGCCAATGACTTAGGCGTGCAGCTACGCGGTGGTGCACTACCTGTACCTGTGGAAATTGTAGAAAATCGTACAGTAGGAGCTACCTTAGGTAAAGACAGTATTCAAAGCAGCATTTATGCCGGAATTGGTGGTTTGAGTTTAGTATTAATCTTTATGGTGGTTTACTATCGACTACCAGGACTGATTGCGGATATAGCTCTTGTGATTTATTCTCTCCTGACTTGGGCAAGCTTTGCTTTGTTAGGCGTCACCCTGACATTGCCAGGAATTGCTGGTTTTATTCTTAGCATTGGTATGGCGGTTGATGCTAACGTACTCATCTTTGAACGTACACGAGAAGAGTTGCGAGCAGGCAAATCTTTATATCGTTCTGTAGAATCTGGTTTTTACCGAGCGTTTTCTAGTATTTTAGATAGTAACGTCACAACATGGATTGCCTGTGCTGCATTGTTCTGGTTAGGGTCTGGTTTGGTTAAAGGCTTTGCTCTGACTTTGGCATTGGGTGTTGGTGTCAGTATGTTTACAGCAGTCACTTGTAGTCGCACATTCATGTTTTTGGCAATAACTTTCCCGGCGCTGCGTAAAAACGAACTTTTCTGTCCGAACGTACCACCAGTGACAAATAAGGCAGAGGTGGCAAGATGA
- a CDS encoding group I truncated hemoglobin, with protein MKIQSLFTKAFWLALACITLVVVTVFKLTPSLAYSTTTPPAQLSTAQAAVAQYDSRLAKAPPYDSRSPEKSLYKRLGGYNAIAAVIDDTAQIVFNDPLIGKYFIGLSTNSKQRLRQLLVDQFTQAAGGPAVYTGRSMKLSHSGIGLTNAEYDAFVNGIAQALDKNGVNQPEKDEVLAFANSFRGEIVER; from the coding sequence ATGAAAATACAAAGCCTATTCACAAAGGCTTTCTGGTTGGCATTGGCTTGTATCACACTCGTGGTTGTGACTGTTTTCAAATTAACCCCTAGTTTAGCTTATTCCACGACAACGCCGCCAGCACAACTATCAACAGCGCAAGCGGCTGTAGCTCAGTATGATTCACGTTTAGCAAAAGCTCCTCCCTATGATTCACGTTCACCAGAAAAGTCTCTCTATAAGAGGCTAGGAGGCTACAATGCGATCGCTGCAGTCATTGACGATACCGCGCAAATCGTATTCAATGACCCACTGATTGGTAAATACTTTATTGGCTTGAGCACCAACTCAAAACAGCGACTACGTCAGTTGCTGGTGGATCAATTCACCCAAGCGGCTGGTGGTCCTGCTGTTTATACTGGGCGGAGTATGAAGCTTTCCCATAGTGGAATTGGTCTGACGAACGCTGAATATGATGCTTTTGTTAATGGGATAGCACAAGCCCTTGATAAAAATGGGGTCAATCAACCAGAGAAGGACGAAGTGCTGGCGTTTGCCAATAGTTTCAGAGGCGAGATTGTCGAAAGGTGA
- a CDS encoding alpha-ketoacid dehydrogenase subunit beta gives MAETLFFNALREAIDEEMAHDATVFVLGEDVGHYGGSYKVTKDLYKKYGDLRLLDTPIAENSFMGLAVGAAMTGLRPIVEGMNMGFLLLAFNQISNNAGMLRYTSGGNFKIPMVIRGPGGVGKQLGAEHSQRLEAYFQAVPGLKIVACSTAYNAKGLLKSAIRDDNPVLFFEHVLLYNLKEDLPEKEYLLPLDKAEVVRSGKDVTILTYSRMRHHVTQAVKTLEKEGYDPEVIDLISLKPLDFDTIGASVRKTHRVIIVEECMRTGGIGAELTASINERLFDELDAPVLRLSSQDIPTPYNGTLERLTIVQPEQIVEAVEKMVALRV, from the coding sequence ATGGCAGAAACACTGTTCTTCAACGCTTTGCGGGAAGCCATTGATGAAGAAATGGCCCACGATGCAACTGTATTTGTTCTTGGTGAAGACGTAGGACACTATGGCGGTTCCTACAAAGTGACCAAAGACTTATATAAAAAATATGGCGATCTCCGGCTTCTAGATACCCCAATCGCTGAAAACAGCTTTATGGGTTTAGCCGTTGGGGCTGCAATGACTGGGTTGCGACCAATTGTTGAAGGTATGAACATGGGTTTTTTGCTTCTTGCCTTCAACCAAATATCCAATAACGCCGGAATGCTGCGTTATACTTCTGGTGGTAACTTTAAAATTCCAATGGTGATTCGTGGTCCTGGAGGCGTGGGCAAGCAGCTTGGTGCAGAACATTCCCAGCGCTTAGAAGCATACTTCCAAGCTGTACCAGGGTTAAAGATTGTTGCTTGTTCTACAGCTTACAACGCCAAAGGATTGCTGAAATCAGCTATTCGTGATGATAACCCGGTGTTGTTCTTTGAACACGTTCTGCTTTACAACTTAAAAGAAGATTTACCAGAAAAAGAATATCTGCTGCCTCTGGATAAAGCAGAAGTTGTACGCTCTGGCAAAGATGTCACAATTCTGACTTACTCACGCATGCGACATCATGTGACGCAAGCGGTCAAAACATTGGAAAAAGAAGGTTATGATCCAGAAGTGATTGACCTGATATCACTTAAACCGCTAGATTTTGACACGATTGGTGCATCAGTAAGAAAAACACATCGAGTGATTATAGTGGAAGAGTGCATGAGAACAGGAGGCATTGGAGCGGAATTAACTGCCTCTATTAATGAACGCTTATTTGATGAATTGGATGCACCTGTATTGCGACTTTCTTCCCAAGATATTCCCACGCCTTACAACGGAACTTTAGAAAGATTAACCATCGTTCAACCAGAACAAATTGTTGAAGCTGTGGAAAAGATGGTGGCTTTGCGCGTTTAG
- the prfC gene encoding peptide chain release factor 3, whose amino-acid sequence MSTELESELHKAVDSRRNFAIISHPDAGKTTLTEKLLLYGGAIHEAGAVKARRAQRKATSDWMAMEQQRGISITSTVLQFDYQDCQINLLDTPGHQDFSEDTYRTLAAADNAVMLIDVAKGLEPQTRKLFEVCKLRGIPIFTFVNKLDRPGREPLELLDEIEQELGLVTYAVNWPIGMGDRFKGVYDRKEQQIHLFERSAHGSREAVDTVVDLGDARIEELLEQDLYYQLKNDIELLEGVGPELDLELVHQGKMTPVFFGSAMTNFGVELFLKDFLEYALKPGPHNSTVGEVTPIYPEFSGFVFKLQANMDPKHRDRVAFIRVCTGKFEKDMTVSHARTGKTIRLSRPQKLFAQERESIDVAYAGDVIGLNNPGVFAIGDTIYTGQKLEYEGIPYFSPELFAVLRNPNPSKFKQFQKGVSELREEGAVQIMYSVDEAKRDPILAAVGQLQFEVVQFRLQNEYGVETLLELLPYSVARWVEGGWEALNKIGRVFNTTTVKDSMGRPVLLFRNEWNCNQLQEDHPELKLSSIAPVVSGQPTNSNS is encoded by the coding sequence ATGTCTACTGAACTTGAGTCAGAACTACACAAAGCAGTTGATAGCCGTCGCAACTTTGCAATTATTTCTCACCCAGATGCTGGGAAAACGACGCTGACAGAAAAGCTACTACTCTACGGAGGAGCAATTCATGAAGCTGGCGCAGTTAAGGCAAGACGGGCACAGCGTAAAGCAACCTCTGACTGGATGGCAATGGAACAGCAAAGAGGTATTTCGATTACCTCTACAGTATTGCAGTTTGACTATCAGGACTGTCAGATAAATTTGTTAGATACGCCGGGACACCAGGATTTTAGTGAAGATACCTATCGTACCTTGGCAGCGGCAGATAATGCTGTGATGCTTATTGACGTGGCGAAAGGTTTAGAACCCCAGACACGGAAGTTGTTTGAAGTGTGTAAGCTGCGCGGTATACCCATCTTCACGTTTGTGAATAAGTTGGATCGTCCAGGAAGGGAACCTTTGGAATTGTTGGACGAAATTGAGCAGGAATTGGGCCTGGTAACTTATGCTGTGAATTGGCCCATTGGCATGGGCGATCGGTTCAAAGGTGTGTACGATCGCAAAGAACAACAAATACACCTGTTTGAAAGAAGCGCCCACGGAAGTCGCGAAGCTGTCGATACAGTGGTTGACTTAGGCGATGCCAGAATAGAAGAACTTTTAGAACAAGATCTCTACTACCAACTCAAAAACGATATAGAACTTCTAGAAGGAGTGGGACCCGAATTAGATTTGGAATTGGTTCATCAAGGCAAAATGACGCCCGTTTTCTTTGGTAGTGCCATGACCAACTTCGGGGTTGAGTTATTCTTGAAAGACTTTCTTGAGTATGCCCTCAAACCTGGTCCTCATAATAGCACGGTTGGCGAAGTTACACCTATATATCCAGAGTTTTCTGGGTTTGTCTTCAAACTTCAAGCAAACATGGATCCGAAACATCGCGATCGCGTCGCCTTTATCCGTGTTTGTACAGGCAAGTTTGAGAAAGATATGACAGTCAGTCATGCGCGCACTGGCAAAACGATTCGCTTATCCCGTCCACAGAAATTATTTGCTCAAGAACGGGAATCCATAGATGTTGCTTACGCTGGTGATGTGATTGGTTTGAACAATCCTGGTGTGTTTGCGATCGGCGATACCATTTATACTGGTCAAAAGCTGGAATATGAGGGAATTCCTTATTTCTCGCCAGAGTTATTTGCAGTCTTACGTAACCCCAACCCGTCTAAATTTAAGCAGTTTCAAAAAGGTGTTTCCGAATTGCGGGAAGAAGGGGCTGTGCAAATTATGTACTCAGTGGATGAAGCGAAACGCGATCCAATTTTGGCTGCAGTCGGTCAGTTGCAATTTGAAGTGGTACAGTTCCGGTTGCAAAATGAGTATGGAGTGGAAACTCTGCTGGAATTGTTGCCTTACAGTGTCGCGCGTTGGGTTGAGGGCGGCTGGGAAGCCTTGAATAAAATCGGACGTGTCTTTAATACAACAACAGTAAAAGACAGCATGGGGCGTCCGGTGTTATTATTCCGCAATGAATGGAATTGTAACCAATTACAGGAAGACCATCCAGAATTGAAATTGAGTAGTATTGCGCCTGTCGTTTCTGGACAACCGACAAATTCAAATAGTTAG
- a CDS encoding helix-turn-helix domain-containing protein → MDMQVLRERAGLSRAEVAFRLAISETSVRNWEAGRTEPTMTPKKYLDALRLFKCTPEELAAASEKSINQRHKRKPGRPRRFPENSVNSSPPVNQVTQVNQVTDSPSFHFNEVGY, encoded by the coding sequence ATGGATATGCAAGTCCTGAGAGAGCGTGCGGGACTCAGCCGCGCAGAGGTTGCCTTCAGGCTTGCAATTAGTGAAACGAGTGTGCGTAACTGGGAAGCAGGGCGCACAGAACCAACCATGACACCCAAAAAATATTTAGATGCATTGCGGCTGTTTAAATGCACACCAGAAGAACTGGCTGCTGCTAGCGAAAAATCTATCAATCAACGACATAAGCGTAAACCAGGAAGACCGAGAAGATTTCCAGAAAATTCGGTTAATTCGTCTCCTCCGGTGAATCAGGTAACCCAGGTTAATCAAGTCACTGATTCCCCGAGTTTCCATTTCAACGAAGTTGGATATTAA